The Nocardioides luti genome contains a region encoding:
- a CDS encoding Ig-like domain repeat protein, translated as MRILRQTLGLVLATTGLALVPVVQASAVQAPSAPAASPSRSIVQQLRSAADGDVRTSVERATGRLDFVRATRGGDLLPGRPGRTAAAAAAKADSYLARYAPAFGAPYSQLQRTATTADRYGRTVTYTQRYRGVPVFGSELKVNVDRVGRLTSVSGFAVPDITVSTTPAFTAAQARAHAVAAVRADPPTGHRGRPARVRGLHASSSALVVYRIGAVRAQVGESVLAYRVEVRAGTTVRDVVIVDARTGKPVNRWSEITDALDRHLQEAAGSSNPATFTEVWKEGDAYPGSLTTDQRNEVEGTGDAYWFFKDTFGRDSYDGAGHSMTTVNNDGRIACPNANWNGTTTNYCNGVSSDDVVAHEWAHAYTEYTSGLIYQWQSGAMNEAYSDIWGETVDLINGRMDEGEGDITAPRPDGACAAQSPGVPALKVQTPYTQDCPAGTASFGPRVPSQGALSQVVQGFTASGSTLGCDTITTALTGKIALLDRGGCPFVTKVKNAQIAGATGVVIGDNVAGPISNMGGADSSITIPSVKIRLSDRNQIVTALASGPVSARLEDTVPRTASTRWLASEKSTSYGGPIRDMWTPTCYGDPGKVSDAQYKCGPATSDSGGVHSNSGVVNHTYALLVDGGSYNGQTVTGLGLDKAANIFFRAQTNYLTPTSDFADLADALQSSCTDLVGQPINKVRLVPGGSAVAADPISSADCDSVAAVTAATELRLPPTQCNFTAVLAPGSPSACGAGTYTRTDWSEDFADGLEGWTTSSQVVDGQHTPWVATTRLPRGRTGSAAYAANPDSSVCTPGPSGHASRESLTSPVLTVPAGQSPRVVLDHYIATEPGYDGGNIKVSVNGGPFTVVPPAAYVQNAPSTTLTPAAGGNNNPMASERAWSGVDAGSNAGSWGTSQIDLASLAAAGDHVQLRFDLGQDVCSGRVGWYLDNVKIVHCESLRGVDLAVEPTGPTTYGANRSLAVTATSATTPTGTVTVSEGSTTLGTVDLVDGAANVPLPTDLEVGTHDLTVDYSGDADHDATQKTRTIAVERASSTLGVVHSPEPAALDSAHEVQVVATGGGVPSGTVTVSEGSTVLGTADLSNGHASVPLPTDLGVGTHTLVVDYPGDAHNLASSEQVVATIGRRVSTTTATLAQDPTAYGAPAHLGVQVAGHGTPAGLVTVSENGTVLGTADLVGGAADLVLPATLEPGSHQLVVAYQGDDTNDPSSTGVLATVRRADSTTSAGHTPDPVVLGGDHAVQVLVSGASPTGVVSVSEGEGVLGTATLTDGHATVALPPEMAVGTHTLRVTYAGDAHNAGSTSDVTAYVAKVVSTTTATLSGTSTYGTPAHVTLTVTGHGTPTGTVSVAEGQTVLATGSLVGGEADLSLPADLEPGQHQLVLAYAGDADNDPSSTTRLLTVDRAGSTTTATHAPEPATFGSAHDLQVLVSGVGDPVGSVTVSEGDTVLGTSAIDGGHATIALSPSMTVGGHQLVVSYPGDAHHTGSTVTVNATVARAASTTKAVPKSDRVRVGKPVKATVTVSAPGLVPSGTVRVVEGKRTVATGVLSAGRVVVSVTRKLGPGKHTFTVTYPGSTTVAPSRTTFIVRVVKRKG; from the coding sequence GTGAGAATCCTCCGCCAGACGCTCGGCCTCGTCCTGGCCACCACCGGGCTCGCCCTCGTCCCGGTGGTCCAGGCCTCGGCGGTCCAGGCCCCCTCGGCGCCGGCCGCGAGCCCGAGCCGGAGCATCGTGCAGCAGCTGAGGAGTGCCGCCGACGGCGACGTCCGGACCTCCGTGGAGCGGGCCACCGGCCGGCTGGACTTCGTCCGCGCGACGCGCGGGGGTGACCTGCTGCCGGGTCGTCCGGGTCGCACGGCGGCCGCGGCAGCCGCCAAGGCCGACAGCTACCTCGCCCGCTACGCCCCGGCGTTCGGGGCGCCGTACTCCCAGCTGCAGCGGACGGCGACGACCGCCGACCGCTACGGGCGCACGGTCACCTACACCCAGCGCTACCGGGGAGTCCCGGTCTTCGGCAGCGAACTTAAGGTGAACGTCGACCGCGTGGGCCGACTCACCTCGGTCAGCGGCTTCGCCGTCCCGGACATCACGGTGTCCACCACCCCGGCGTTCACGGCGGCCCAGGCGCGCGCCCACGCCGTGGCCGCGGTGCGCGCCGACCCGCCCACCGGGCACCGCGGTCGGCCGGCCCGGGTCCGGGGGCTGCACGCCTCCTCGAGCGCGCTCGTCGTCTACCGGATCGGCGCTGTCCGGGCTCAGGTCGGCGAGAGCGTGCTGGCCTACCGTGTCGAGGTGCGCGCCGGCACCACCGTGCGCGACGTCGTGATCGTCGACGCGCGGACCGGCAAGCCGGTCAACCGGTGGTCCGAGATCACCGACGCCCTGGACCGTCACCTCCAGGAGGCCGCCGGATCGAGCAACCCGGCCACCTTCACCGAGGTCTGGAAGGAGGGCGACGCCTACCCGGGTTCGCTGACCACCGACCAGCGCAACGAGGTCGAGGGCACCGGCGACGCCTACTGGTTCTTCAAGGACACCTTCGGGCGGGACTCCTACGACGGTGCCGGCCACTCCATGACGACGGTCAACAACGACGGCCGGATCGCCTGCCCCAACGCCAACTGGAACGGCACGACGACCAACTACTGCAACGGCGTCAGCTCCGACGACGTCGTCGCGCACGAGTGGGCCCACGCCTACACGGAGTACACCTCCGGCCTGATCTACCAGTGGCAGTCCGGGGCCATGAACGAGGCCTACTCCGACATCTGGGGCGAGACCGTCGACCTCATCAACGGCCGCATGGACGAGGGCGAGGGCGACATCACGGCGCCCCGTCCGGACGGGGCCTGCGCCGCCCAGTCGCCGGGCGTCCCGGCCCTGAAGGTCCAGACGCCGTACACCCAGGACTGCCCGGCCGGTACCGCGTCCTTCGGTCCGCGAGTCCCCTCGCAGGGGGCTCTCAGCCAGGTGGTCCAGGGCTTCACCGCGTCGGGATCGACCCTCGGGTGCGACACGATCACGACCGCCCTCACCGGCAAGATCGCCCTCCTGGACCGGGGCGGCTGCCCCTTCGTCACGAAGGTGAAGAACGCCCAGATCGCCGGGGCCACGGGCGTCGTCATCGGCGACAACGTGGCGGGCCCGATCTCCAACATGGGCGGTGCCGACTCCTCGATCACCATCCCCTCGGTGAAGATCCGCCTCAGCGACCGCAACCAGATCGTCACCGCCCTCGCGTCGGGACCGGTCTCGGCCCGCCTCGAGGACACCGTCCCCCGCACCGCATCCACGCGGTGGCTGGCCTCGGAGAAGTCCACGAGCTACGGCGGTCCGATCCGCGACATGTGGACCCCCACCTGCTACGGCGACCCCGGCAAGGTCTCGGACGCGCAGTACAAGTGTGGCCCCGCCACCAGCGACAGCGGCGGCGTCCACAGCAACTCGGGCGTCGTCAACCACACCTACGCGCTGCTGGTCGACGGTGGTTCCTACAACGGCCAGACCGTGACCGGGCTGGGCCTGGACAAGGCCGCGAACATCTTCTTCCGCGCCCAGACGAACTACCTCACACCGACCTCCGACTTCGCGGACCTGGCCGACGCGCTGCAGTCCTCGTGCACCGACCTGGTCGGCCAGCCGATCAACAAGGTGCGGCTGGTCCCGGGCGGCTCCGCGGTGGCCGCCGACCCGATCAGCTCCGCCGATTGCGACTCCGTCGCAGCGGTCACCGCGGCCACCGAGCTGCGGCTCCCGCCGACCCAGTGCAACTTCACCGCCGTCCTGGCACCGGGCAGCCCGTCGGCCTGCGGCGCCGGCACCTACACCCGGACCGACTGGAGCGAGGACTTCGCGGACGGCCTCGAAGGCTGGACGACGAGCAGCCAGGTCGTCGACGGCCAGCACACCCCCTGGGTCGCGACGACCCGGCTGCCGCGCGGGCGCACCGGCTCGGCGGCGTACGCCGCCAACCCCGACAGCAGCGTGTGCACCCCCGGGCCCTCCGGGCACGCCAGCCGCGAGTCGCTCACGAGTCCGGTCCTGACGGTGCCGGCGGGGCAGTCGCCGCGCGTCGTCCTCGACCACTACATCGCCACGGAGCCGGGCTACGACGGCGGCAACATCAAGGTCAGCGTCAACGGCGGCCCCTTCACGGTGGTCCCACCGGCCGCCTACGTCCAGAACGCACCGAGCACGACGCTGACCCCCGCCGCCGGCGGCAACAACAACCCGATGGCCTCTGAGCGGGCGTGGAGCGGCGTGGATGCCGGTAGCAACGCGGGAAGCTGGGGCACGAGCCAGATCGACCTGGCCTCCCTCGCCGCCGCGGGTGACCACGTGCAGCTCCGCTTCGACCTCGGCCAGGACGTCTGCTCCGGCCGGGTCGGGTGGTACCTCGACAACGTCAAGATCGTGCACTGCGAGTCCCTGCGCGGCGTCGACCTCGCCGTCGAGCCCACCGGCCCGACGACGTACGGCGCGAACCGCTCGCTCGCGGTCACCGCGACCAGCGCCACCACCCCGACCGGCACGGTCACCGTCTCGGAGGGCTCCACGACGTTGGGCACCGTCGACCTGGTCGACGGGGCGGCCAACGTCCCTCTGCCCACGGATCTCGAGGTCGGCACGCACGACCTGACCGTGGACTACTCCGGCGACGCCGATCACGACGCGACCCAGAAGACGCGGACCATCGCGGTCGAGCGGGCTTCCTCGACCCTGGGCGTGGTGCACAGCCCCGAGCCGGCCGCCCTCGACAGCGCGCACGAGGTGCAGGTCGTCGCGACCGGTGGAGGTGTTCCCTCGGGAACCGTCACCGTCTCCGAGGGCTCGACCGTCCTGGGCACCGCCGACCTCAGCAACGGCCACGCGAGCGTGCCGCTGCCGACGGACCTCGGCGTCGGCACCCACACGCTGGTCGTCGACTACCCCGGGGACGCGCACAACCTCGCGTCCTCCGAGCAGGTCGTCGCGACGATCGGTCGGCGGGTCTCGACCACCACGGCCACCCTGGCCCAGGACCCGACGGCGTACGGCGCACCGGCGCACCTCGGCGTCCAGGTCGCCGGTCACGGCACCCCGGCCGGGCTCGTGACCGTGTCGGAGAACGGCACCGTCCTCGGCACGGCCGACCTGGTCGGCGGCGCCGCGGACCTCGTCCTGCCGGCCACGCTGGAGCCCGGCAGCCACCAGCTCGTCGTGGCCTACCAGGGCGACGACACCAACGACCCGTCCTCCACCGGGGTGCTCGCGACGGTGCGCCGTGCCGACTCGACGACCAGCGCCGGGCACACGCCCGACCCCGTCGTCCTCGGCGGCGACCACGCCGTGCAGGTCCTGGTCTCCGGCGCCTCCCCCACGGGCGTCGTCTCGGTCAGCGAGGGCGAGGGCGTGCTGGGCACGGCCACGCTCACCGACGGTCACGCGACCGTCGCGCTGCCGCCCGAGATGGCGGTGGGCACGCACACCCTGCGCGTGACCTACGCAGGCGACGCCCACAACGCCGGCTCCACGAGCGACGTGACGGCCTACGTGGCCAAGGTCGTGTCGACCACCACCGCCACGCTGTCCGGCACGTCGACGTACGGCACCCCCGCGCACGTCACGCTGACGGTCACGGGCCACGGCACCCCCACCGGCACGGTGAGCGTCGCCGAGGGCCAGACCGTCCTCGCGACGGGAAGTCTCGTCGGGGGCGAGGCGGACCTCTCGCTGCCGGCCGACCTCGAGCCGGGCCAGCACCAGCTGGTCCTCGCCTACGCAGGGGACGCGGACAACGATCCGTCCTCGACCACGCGGCTGCTCACCGTCGACCGGGCGGGCTCGACCACGACCGCGACCCACGCGCCCGAGCCCGCCACGTTCGGCAGCGCCCACGACCTGCAGGTCCTGGTGTCCGGGGTCGGTGACCCCGTGGGCTCCGTGACCGTCTCCGAGGGCGACACCGTGCTCGGCACCTCCGCGATCGACGGCGGGCACGCGACCATCGCCCTCTCCCCGTCGATGACGGTGGGCGGTCACCAGCTGGTCGTCTCGTACCCCGGCGACGCGCACCACACGGGCTCCACCGTGACCGTCAACGCCACCGTCGCCCGCGCCGCCTCGACCACCAAGGCGGTCCCGAAGAGCGACCGGGTCCGGGTCGGCAAGCCGGTCAAGGCGACCGTGACGGTGAGCGCACCCGGGCTCGTCCCGAGCGGCACCGTGCGGGTCGTCGAAGGCAAGAGGACCGTGGCCACCGGGGTGCTGTCCGCCGGCAGGGTGGTTGTCTCCGTCACCCGGAAGCTCGGGCCGGGCAAGCACACGTTCACGGTGACCTATCCCGGCTCGACCACCGTGGCACCGAGCCGGACGACGTTCATCGTTCGGGTCGTGAAGCGGAAGGGCTGA
- a CDS encoding ribonuclease J: MSHPHPELSTPAELAKGGLRITPLGGLGEVGRNMTVFEYDDRLLIVDCGVLFPEDHQPGIDLILPDFDSIRDRLDRVEALVLTHGHEDHIGATPYLLRERGDIPLVGSELTLALLGSKLREHRLRETVHHVVVAGERISFGPFDLEFVAVNHSIPDALAVAIRTGAGLVLHTGDFKMDQLPLDGRITDLNAFARLGDEGVDLFLTDSTNAETPGFTPTEKSITPVIDQVFRDSHQRIIVACFASHVHRVQQVLDAADRHGRKVGYVGRSMVRNMAIASDLGYLHVPPGVVVDTKELAALPPEKQVLVSTGSQGEPMSALSRIAQRSHNFVHIEEGDTVLLASSLIPGNENAVYRVINGLARWGANVVHKGNALVHVSGHASAGELLYCYNIVKPRNVLPVHGEIRHLLANAALARATGVENVVIAEDGMVVDLVDGVASIAGKVDCGYVFVDGSSVGDVTESDLKDRRILGEEGFISIIVVVDSVTGKVSSGPEIHARGNALDEASFEDIKQPIVDALDRAIAEGNTDSYQLQQTVRRVVGRWVSNTHRRRPMIIPVVIEA, encoded by the coding sequence TTGAGTCACCCGCATCCCGAGCTCTCCACACCCGCCGAGCTGGCGAAGGGGGGTCTCCGGATCACCCCGCTGGGCGGGCTCGGCGAGGTCGGCCGCAACATGACCGTCTTCGAGTACGACGACCGGCTGCTGATCGTCGACTGCGGCGTGCTCTTCCCCGAGGACCACCAGCCGGGCATCGACCTGATCCTGCCCGACTTCGACTCGATCCGGGACCGCCTGGACCGCGTCGAGGCGCTGGTGCTCACCCACGGCCACGAGGACCACATCGGCGCCACGCCGTACCTCCTCCGCGAGCGCGGCGACATCCCGCTCGTCGGCTCCGAGCTCACGCTCGCCCTGCTCGGCAGCAAGCTGCGTGAGCACCGCCTGCGGGAGACCGTCCACCACGTCGTCGTGGCGGGGGAGCGGATCTCGTTCGGCCCGTTCGACCTCGAGTTCGTCGCGGTCAACCACTCGATCCCCGACGCCCTCGCCGTCGCGATCCGCACCGGCGCCGGCCTGGTGCTGCACACCGGCGACTTCAAGATGGACCAGCTGCCGCTCGACGGCCGGATCACCGACCTCAACGCCTTCGCCCGCCTCGGCGACGAGGGCGTCGACCTCTTCCTGACCGACTCGACCAACGCCGAGACCCCCGGCTTCACGCCGACCGAGAAGTCGATCACCCCGGTCATCGACCAGGTCTTCCGCGACTCCCACCAGCGGATCATCGTGGCCTGCTTCGCCTCCCACGTGCACCGCGTCCAGCAGGTCCTCGACGCCGCCGACCGGCATGGCCGCAAGGTCGGGTACGTCGGCCGCTCGATGGTCCGCAACATGGCGATCGCCTCGGACCTCGGCTACCTCCACGTCCCGCCCGGCGTCGTCGTCGACACCAAGGAGCTCGCGGCGCTGCCGCCCGAGAAGCAGGTGCTCGTCTCGACCGGGTCGCAGGGCGAGCCGATGAGCGCGCTGAGCCGGATCGCCCAGCGCAGCCACAACTTCGTGCACATCGAGGAGGGCGACACCGTCCTGCTCGCCTCCAGCCTGATCCCCGGCAACGAGAACGCCGTCTACCGCGTCATCAACGGCCTGGCCCGCTGGGGCGCGAACGTCGTCCACAAGGGCAACGCGCTCGTGCACGTGAGCGGGCACGCCAGCGCGGGCGAGCTCCTCTACTGCTACAACATCGTCAAGCCGAGGAACGTCCTCCCCGTGCACGGCGAGATCCGGCACCTGCTCGCCAACGCCGCGCTGGCCCGGGCGACCGGGGTCGAGAACGTCGTCATCGCCGAGGACGGCATGGTCGTCGACCTCGTGGACGGCGTCGCCTCGATCGCCGGGAAGGTCGACTGCGGCTACGTCTTCGTCGACGGCTCCTCGGTCGGCGACGTCACCGAGTCGGACCTCAAGGACCGGCGCATCCTCGGCGAGGAGGGCTTCATCTCGATCATCGTGGTCGTCGACTCCGTCACCGGGAAGGTCTCCAGCGGGCCTGAGATCCATGCCCGCGGCAACGCGCTCGACGAGGCGTCCTTCGAGGACATCAAGCAGCCGATCGTCGACGCCCTCGACCGCGCCATCGCCGAGGGCAACACCGACAGCTACCAGCTGCAGCAGACGGTGCGCCGCGTCGTCGGGCGCTGGGTATCGAACACGCACCGGCGCCGGCCGATGATCATTCCCGTGGTGATCGAGGCCTGA
- the dapA gene encoding 4-hydroxy-tetrahydrodipicolinate synthase, which translates to MTSLPAAPFGRVLTAMATAFHEDGSVDLDGTARIAAHLVDHGHDGVVVSGTTGESPTTTVAEDGQILAAVKDAVGDRAQVVAGVGTNATAHSVELARQAEKIGADGLLLVTPYYNKPSQAGVLHHFRTVAEATGVPVMLYDVPGRTATQISLETYEKAIALDTVVAVKDAVGDLARGVKIMQLGYALYSGDDVSTLGWLAHGGSGVVSVVGHVAGDQIRAMTDAFLAGDHAEALTLFTRMLPAIDAVMGVPNYGATTAKAALQLLGVLDNRFVRAPLVPLDDDEVAALRAGLVEAGLLT; encoded by the coding sequence ATGACGTCCCTGCCTGCCGCGCCGTTCGGGCGCGTGCTGACCGCGATGGCCACCGCGTTCCACGAGGACGGGTCGGTCGACCTCGACGGGACCGCGCGGATCGCCGCCCACCTCGTCGACCACGGCCACGACGGCGTCGTCGTCTCGGGCACCACCGGCGAGTCGCCGACGACCACGGTGGCCGAGGACGGCCAGATCCTCGCCGCGGTCAAGGACGCGGTCGGCGACCGCGCCCAGGTCGTCGCCGGCGTCGGCACCAACGCCACCGCCCACTCCGTCGAGCTGGCGCGGCAGGCGGAGAAGATCGGCGCCGACGGCCTGCTCCTCGTCACGCCGTACTACAACAAGCCCAGCCAGGCCGGCGTCCTCCACCACTTCCGGACCGTCGCGGAGGCCACCGGCGTCCCGGTGATGCTGTACGACGTCCCCGGCCGCACCGCGACCCAGATCTCGCTCGAGACCTACGAGAAGGCCATCGCGCTCGACACCGTCGTGGCCGTCAAGGACGCCGTCGGCGACCTGGCGCGCGGCGTGAAGATCATGCAGCTGGGCTACGCGCTCTACTCCGGCGACGACGTCAGCACCCTGGGCTGGCTGGCGCACGGCGGCTCCGGCGTCGTCTCCGTCGTCGGGCACGTGGCCGGCGACCAGATCCGCGCCATGACCGACGCCTTCCTGGCCGGCGACCACGCCGAGGCCCTCACCCTCTTCACGCGGATGCTCCCCGCGATCGACGCCGTCATGGGCGTCCCGAACTACGGAGCCACCACCGCCAAGGCAGCGCTCCAGCTCCTCGGCGTCCTCGACAACCGGTTCGTCCGCGCACCCCTGGTGCCGCTCGACGACGACGAGGTCGCCGCCCTGCGCGCCGGGCTCGTCGAGGCCGGTCTCCTCACCTAA
- a CDS encoding LLM class F420-dependent oxidoreductase: MELRIFTEPQQGATYDDLLAVALKAEELGFGAFFRSDHYLTMGGDGLPGPSDAWVTLAGLARETSTIRLGTMMTSATFRHPGPLAISVANVDQMSGGRVELGIGAGWFEQEHTAYGLPFPSTGERFDRFEEQLAVITGLWETPPGETFSYAGTHYPVTDSPALPKPVQSPRPPVLIGGRGKKRTPALAARYADEFNLPFVDEEVTAAQFARVAAACEAIERDPATMTWSNALVLCCGADEAEYARRAAAIGREPDELRENGLGGTPQEVVDKLGRFAALGADRAYLQVLDLTDLDHLALVAAEVMPHV; the protein is encoded by the coding sequence ATGGAGCTGCGCATCTTCACCGAACCCCAGCAGGGCGCGACGTACGACGACCTCCTCGCGGTCGCGCTGAAGGCCGAGGAGCTCGGGTTCGGGGCGTTCTTCCGCTCCGACCACTACCTCACGATGGGCGGGGACGGGCTGCCCGGGCCGAGCGACGCGTGGGTGACGCTGGCGGGGCTCGCGCGCGAGACCAGCACGATCCGGCTCGGCACAATGATGACCAGCGCGACCTTCCGCCACCCCGGTCCGCTGGCGATCTCGGTCGCCAACGTCGACCAGATGAGCGGCGGCCGCGTCGAGCTGGGGATCGGCGCGGGCTGGTTCGAGCAGGAGCACACGGCGTACGGCCTGCCCTTCCCCTCCACCGGCGAGCGCTTCGACCGCTTCGAGGAGCAGCTGGCCGTCATCACCGGCCTGTGGGAGACGCCGCCCGGCGAGACGTTCTCGTACGCCGGCACGCACTACCCCGTCACCGACTCGCCCGCGCTGCCGAAGCCGGTCCAGTCGCCGCGCCCGCCGGTGCTGATCGGTGGCCGCGGGAAGAAGCGGACCCCGGCGCTGGCCGCGCGGTACGCCGACGAGTTCAACCTGCCGTTCGTCGACGAGGAGGTGACCGCGGCGCAGTTCGCCCGGGTCGCCGCGGCCTGCGAGGCGATCGAGCGCGACCCCGCGACGATGACCTGGTCGAACGCGCTCGTGCTGTGCTGCGGGGCCGACGAGGCGGAGTACGCCCGCCGCGCCGCCGCCATCGGCCGCGAGCCCGACGAGCTGCGCGAGAACGGCCTCGGCGGGACGCCCCAGGAGGTCGTCGACAAGCTCGGCCGGTTCGCCGCCCTGGGCGCCGACCGCGCCTACCTGCAGGTGCTCGACCTCACCGACCTGGACCACCTCGCGCTCGTGGCCGCGGAGGTCATGCCGCACGTCTGA
- a CDS encoding dihydrofolate reductase, with translation MTAPDKRVVLVAAVADNGVIGAAGGIPWRIPEDFAHFKATTLGHTLVMGRATYDSIGRPLPGRTTIVLTRAPDWSVEGVLVAASLEEALVLARALPGDVMVAGGAHVYAAALPLADEQVLTLVHQRPDGDTFYPDLDDADWVETRRDELDGYDRVWLRRA, from the coding sequence ATGACCGCTCCCGACAAACGGGTCGTCCTGGTCGCGGCCGTCGCCGACAACGGCGTGATCGGCGCCGCCGGCGGCATCCCCTGGCGGATCCCCGAGGACTTCGCCCACTTCAAGGCCACGACCCTCGGCCACACGCTGGTGATGGGCCGGGCGACGTACGACTCCATCGGCCGGCCGCTGCCCGGCCGCACCACCATCGTGCTCACGCGGGCGCCCGACTGGTCCGTGGAGGGGGTGCTGGTGGCCGCCTCCCTCGAGGAGGCGCTGGTGCTCGCCCGCGCCCTGCCCGGCGACGTGATGGTGGCCGGCGGCGCGCACGTGTACGCCGCCGCGCTGCCGCTCGCCGACGAGCAGGTGCTCACGCTGGTGCACCAGCGCCCCGACGGCGACACGTTCTACCCCGACCTCGACGACGCCGACTGGGTCGAGACGCGCCGCGACGAGCTGGACGGCTACGACCGGGTCTGGCTGCGCCGGGCCTGA
- a CDS encoding thymidylate synthase — protein sequence MQPYLDLLQRILDDGAEKGDRTGTGTLSVFGHQMRFDLGAGFPLVTTKKIHTRSVFAELLWFLRGDTNVKWLQDRGVSIWDEWADADGDLGPVYGYQWRSWPTPSGAHVDQIAQVVDQIRTNPDSRRHIVSAWNVADIPQMALAPCHTMFQFYVAQGRLSCQLYQRSADVFLGVPFNIASYALLTHMVAQVTGLEVGDFVHTLGDAHLYSNHLDQARLQLTREPRALPTLHLDPSVTELDAFDLEHITLEGYDPHPGIKAPIAV from the coding sequence GTGCAGCCGTACCTCGACCTCCTCCAGCGGATCCTCGACGACGGCGCCGAGAAGGGCGACCGCACCGGCACCGGGACGCTGAGCGTCTTCGGCCACCAGATGCGCTTCGACCTCGGCGCCGGCTTCCCGCTCGTGACGACGAAGAAGATCCACACCCGCTCGGTCTTCGCCGAGCTGCTGTGGTTCCTCCGCGGCGACACCAACGTGAAGTGGCTGCAGGACCGCGGCGTCTCGATCTGGGACGAGTGGGCCGACGCGGACGGCGACCTCGGGCCGGTCTACGGCTACCAGTGGCGCTCCTGGCCGACCCCGTCCGGCGCGCACGTCGACCAGATCGCCCAGGTCGTCGACCAGATCCGCACGAACCCCGACTCCCGCCGCCACATCGTCTCGGCCTGGAACGTCGCCGACATCCCGCAGATGGCGCTGGCGCCCTGCCACACGATGTTCCAGTTCTACGTCGCGCAGGGCCGGCTGAGCTGCCAGCTCTACCAGCGCTCCGCGGACGTCTTCCTCGGCGTGCCGTTCAACATCGCGTCGTACGCCCTGCTCACGCACATGGTGGCCCAGGTGACCGGCCTCGAGGTCGGCGACTTCGTGCACACGCTCGGCGACGCGCACCTCTACTCCAACCACCTCGACCAGGCCCGGCTGCAGCTGACCCGCGAGCCGCGCGCCCTGCCGACGCTGCACCTCGACCCGTCGGTCACGGAGCTGGACGCCTTCGACCTCGAGCACATCACCCTCGAGGGCTACGACCCGCACCCGGGGATCAAGGCGCCCATCGCCGTATGA
- a CDS encoding PhzF family phenazine biosynthesis protein, which produces MRRFSQVDVFSAEPLLGNPVAVVHDADGVSDEEMAAFARWTNLSETTFLLRPTDPGADYRLRIWTPGGELPFAGHPTLGSCHAWLGAGGVPAEADAVLQECGAGLVTIRRGDGPLAFAAPPLMRSGPVEEGDLVRIARALGVARDDLLDSAWIDNGPGWVGVRLRDADAVLALDPDWAAFDDLKIGVVGEYAAGGPAAVEVRAFCPGYGPAEDPVTGSLNAGIGQWLAGTTLPTSYVASQGTALERRGRVHVVLEGQQVWVGGDTRTTVSGTVDL; this is translated from the coding sequence ATGCGCAGGTTCAGCCAGGTCGACGTGTTCTCCGCCGAGCCGCTGCTCGGCAACCCGGTCGCGGTGGTGCACGACGCCGACGGCGTGAGCGACGAGGAGATGGCGGCGTTCGCGCGCTGGACCAACCTCTCCGAGACGACGTTTCTGCTGCGCCCGACCGACCCCGGCGCGGACTACCGGCTGCGGATCTGGACGCCGGGCGGCGAGCTGCCGTTCGCCGGGCACCCGACGCTGGGCTCGTGCCACGCGTGGCTGGGCGCGGGCGGCGTGCCGGCCGAGGCCGATGCCGTGCTGCAGGAGTGCGGCGCGGGGCTGGTCACGATCCGGCGCGGCGACGGGCCGCTGGCGTTCGCCGCGCCGCCGTTGATGCGCTCCGGGCCGGTCGAGGAGGGCGACCTCGTCCGCATCGCCCGCGCGCTGGGGGTCGCCCGCGACGACCTGCTCGACTCCGCCTGGATCGACAACGGCCCCGGCTGGGTCGGGGTGCGGCTGCGCGACGCGGACGCCGTGCTGGCGCTGGACCCGGACTGGGCGGCGTTCGACGACCTGAAGATCGGGGTCGTGGGGGAGTACGCCGCCGGCGGGCCCGCCGCGGTCGAGGTGCGTGCCTTCTGCCCCGGCTACGGCCCCGCGGAGGACCCGGTCACCGGCAGCCTCAACGCCGGGATCGGCCAGTGGCTGGCCGGCACGACGCTGCCCACGTCGTACGTCGCGAGCCAGGGCACCGCCCTGGAGCGCCGGGGCCGGGTGCACGTGGTGCTGGAGGGACAGCAGGTGTGGGTGGGGGGCGACACCCGGACCACGGTGTCCGGAACGGTCGACCTCTGA